From the genome of Athene noctua chromosome 37, bAthNoc1.hap1.1, whole genome shotgun sequence, one region includes:
- the LOC141972947 gene encoding syntaxin-1B isoform X2, protein MKDRTQELRSAKDSDDEEEVEVHVDRDRFMDEFFEQVEEIRGCIEKLSEDVEQVKKQHSAILAAPNPDEKTKQELEDLTADIKKTANKVRSKLKAIEQSIEQEEGLNRSSADLRIRKTQHSTLSRKFVEVMTEYNATQSKYRDRCKDRIQRQLEITGRTTTNEELEDMLESGKLAIFTDDIKMDSQMTKQALNEIETRHNEIIKLETSIRELHDMFVDMAMLVESQGEMIDRIEYNVEHSVDYVERAVSDTKKAVKYQSKARRKIMIIICCVVLGVVLASSIGGTLGL, encoded by the exons aTGAAGGACCGGACCCAGGAGCTCCGCAGC GCCAAGGACAGCGACgatgaggaggaggtggaggtgcaCGTGGACAGGGATCGCTTCATGGACGAGTTCTTCGAGCAG GTGGAGGAGATCCGGGGCTGCATCGAGAAGCTGTCGGAGGACGTGGAGCAGGTGAAGAAGCAGCACAGCGCCATCCTGGCCGCCCCCAACCCCGACGAGA AGACCAAGCAGGAGCTGGAGGACCTCACGGCCGACATTAAGAAGACGGCCAACAAAGTGCGCTCCAAGTTGAAAG CCATCGAGCAGAGCATCGAGCAGGAGGAAGGGCTGAACCGCTCCTCGGCCGACCTACGCATCCGCAAAACGCAG cactcgACGCTGTCCCGCAAGTTCGTGGAGGTGATGACGGAGTACAACGCCACCCAGTCCAAGTACCGCGACCGGTGCAAGGACAGGATCCAGCGGCAGCTGGAGATCA CCGGCCGGACCACCACCAACGAGGAGCTGGAGGACATGCTGGAGAGCGGGAAGTTGGCCATCTTCACGGATGAC ATCAAAATGGACTCCCAGATGACCAAACAGGCCCTGAACGAGATCGAGACGCGGCACAACGAGATCATCAAGCTGGAGACGAGCATCCGGGAGCTGCACGACATGTTTGTGGACATGGCGATGCTGGTGGAGAGCCAG GGCGAGATGATCGACCGCATCGAGTACAACGTGGAGCACTCGGTCGACTACGTGGAACGGGCCGTGTCGGACACCAAAAAAGCCGTAAAGTACCAGAGCAAAGCCCGGAGG AAAATTATGATCATAATTTGTTGCGTGGTGCTGGGGGTGGTCTTGGCCTCCTCCATCGGGGGCACGTTGGGCTTGTAG
- the LOC141972947 gene encoding syntaxin-1B isoform X1 has product MKDRTQELRSAKDSDDEEEVEVHVDRDRFMDEFFEQVEEIRGCIEKLSEDVEQVKKQHSAILAAPNPDEKTKQELEDLTADIKKTANKVRSKLKAIEQSIEQEEGLNRSSADLRIRKTQHSTLSRKFVEVMTEYNATQSKYRDRCKDRIQRQLEITGRTTTNEELEDMLESGKLAIFTDDIKMDSQMTKQALNEIETRHNEIIKLETSIRELHDMFVDMAMLVESQGEMIDRIEYNVEHSVDYVERAVSDTKKAVKYQSKARRKKIMIIICCVVLGVVLASSIGGTLGL; this is encoded by the exons aTGAAGGACCGGACCCAGGAGCTCCGCAGC GCCAAGGACAGCGACgatgaggaggaggtggaggtgcaCGTGGACAGGGATCGCTTCATGGACGAGTTCTTCGAGCAG GTGGAGGAGATCCGGGGCTGCATCGAGAAGCTGTCGGAGGACGTGGAGCAGGTGAAGAAGCAGCACAGCGCCATCCTGGCCGCCCCCAACCCCGACGAGA AGACCAAGCAGGAGCTGGAGGACCTCACGGCCGACATTAAGAAGACGGCCAACAAAGTGCGCTCCAAGTTGAAAG CCATCGAGCAGAGCATCGAGCAGGAGGAAGGGCTGAACCGCTCCTCGGCCGACCTACGCATCCGCAAAACGCAG cactcgACGCTGTCCCGCAAGTTCGTGGAGGTGATGACGGAGTACAACGCCACCCAGTCCAAGTACCGCGACCGGTGCAAGGACAGGATCCAGCGGCAGCTGGAGATCA CCGGCCGGACCACCACCAACGAGGAGCTGGAGGACATGCTGGAGAGCGGGAAGTTGGCCATCTTCACGGATGAC ATCAAAATGGACTCCCAGATGACCAAACAGGCCCTGAACGAGATCGAGACGCGGCACAACGAGATCATCAAGCTGGAGACGAGCATCCGGGAGCTGCACGACATGTTTGTGGACATGGCGATGCTGGTGGAGAGCCAG GGCGAGATGATCGACCGCATCGAGTACAACGTGGAGCACTCGGTCGACTACGTGGAACGGGCCGTGTCGGACACCAAAAAAGCCGTAAAGTACCAGAGCAAAGCCCGGAGG AAGAAAATTATGATCATAATTTGTTGCGTGGTGCTGGGGGTGGTCTTGGCCTCCTCCATCGGGGGCACGTTGGGCTTGTAG
- the LOC141972947 gene encoding syntaxin-1B isoform X4, translating to MKDRTQELRSAKDSDDEEEVEVHVDRDRFMDEFFEQVEEIRGCIEKLSEDVEQVKKQHSAILAAPNPDEKTKQELEDLTADIKKTANKVRSKLKAIEQSIEQEEGLNRSSADLRIRKTQHSTLSRKFVEVMTEYNATQSKYRDRCKDRIQRQLEITGRTTTNEELEDMLESGKLAIFTDDIKMDSQMTKQALNEIETRHNEIIKLETSIRELHDMFVDMAMLVESQTTWNGPCRTPKKP from the exons aTGAAGGACCGGACCCAGGAGCTCCGCAGC GCCAAGGACAGCGACgatgaggaggaggtggaggtgcaCGTGGACAGGGATCGCTTCATGGACGAGTTCTTCGAGCAG GTGGAGGAGATCCGGGGCTGCATCGAGAAGCTGTCGGAGGACGTGGAGCAGGTGAAGAAGCAGCACAGCGCCATCCTGGCCGCCCCCAACCCCGACGAGA AGACCAAGCAGGAGCTGGAGGACCTCACGGCCGACATTAAGAAGACGGCCAACAAAGTGCGCTCCAAGTTGAAAG CCATCGAGCAGAGCATCGAGCAGGAGGAAGGGCTGAACCGCTCCTCGGCCGACCTACGCATCCGCAAAACGCAG cactcgACGCTGTCCCGCAAGTTCGTGGAGGTGATGACGGAGTACAACGCCACCCAGTCCAAGTACCGCGACCGGTGCAAGGACAGGATCCAGCGGCAGCTGGAGATCA CCGGCCGGACCACCACCAACGAGGAGCTGGAGGACATGCTGGAGAGCGGGAAGTTGGCCATCTTCACGGATGAC ATCAAAATGGACTCCCAGATGACCAAACAGGCCCTGAACGAGATCGAGACGCGGCACAACGAGATCATCAAGCTGGAGACGAGCATCCGGGAGCTGCACGACATGTTTGTGGACATGGCGATGCTGGTGGAGAGCCA GACTACGTGGAACGGGCCGTGTCGGACACCAAAAAAGCCGTAA
- the LOC141972947 gene encoding syntaxin-1B isoform X3, with protein sequence MKDRTQELRSAKDSDDEEEVEVHVDRDRFMDEFFEQVEEIRGCIEKLSEDVEQVKKQHSAILAAPNPDEKTKQELEDLTADIKKTANKVRSKLKAIEQSIEQEEGLNRSSADLRIRKTQFVEVMTEYNATQSKYRDRCKDRIQRQLEITGRTTTNEELEDMLESGKLAIFTDDIKMDSQMTKQALNEIETRHNEIIKLETSIRELHDMFVDMAMLVESQGEMIDRIEYNVEHSVDYVERAVSDTKKAVKYQSKARRKKIMIIICCVVLGVVLASSIGGTLGL encoded by the exons aTGAAGGACCGGACCCAGGAGCTCCGCAGC GCCAAGGACAGCGACgatgaggaggaggtggaggtgcaCGTGGACAGGGATCGCTTCATGGACGAGTTCTTCGAGCAG GTGGAGGAGATCCGGGGCTGCATCGAGAAGCTGTCGGAGGACGTGGAGCAGGTGAAGAAGCAGCACAGCGCCATCCTGGCCGCCCCCAACCCCGACGAGA AGACCAAGCAGGAGCTGGAGGACCTCACGGCCGACATTAAGAAGACGGCCAACAAAGTGCGCTCCAAGTTGAAAG CCATCGAGCAGAGCATCGAGCAGGAGGAAGGGCTGAACCGCTCCTCGGCCGACCTACGCATCCGCAAAACGCAG TTCGTGGAGGTGATGACGGAGTACAACGCCACCCAGTCCAAGTACCGCGACCGGTGCAAGGACAGGATCCAGCGGCAGCTGGAGATCA CCGGCCGGACCACCACCAACGAGGAGCTGGAGGACATGCTGGAGAGCGGGAAGTTGGCCATCTTCACGGATGAC ATCAAAATGGACTCCCAGATGACCAAACAGGCCCTGAACGAGATCGAGACGCGGCACAACGAGATCATCAAGCTGGAGACGAGCATCCGGGAGCTGCACGACATGTTTGTGGACATGGCGATGCTGGTGGAGAGCCAG GGCGAGATGATCGACCGCATCGAGTACAACGTGGAGCACTCGGTCGACTACGTGGAACGGGCCGTGTCGGACACCAAAAAAGCCGTAAAGTACCAGAGCAAAGCCCGGAGG AAGAAAATTATGATCATAATTTGTTGCGTGGTGCTGGGGGTGGTCTTGGCCTCCTCCATCGGGGGCACGTTGGGCTTGTAG